In the genome of Ananas comosus cultivar F153 linkage group 11, ASM154086v1, whole genome shotgun sequence, one region contains:
- the LOC109716998 gene encoding protein SPEAR3-like has protein sequence MSSRNFGDQKMGTGNSDSSAGSSRRGKKSSSEKPKQPQRGLGVAQLEKIRLQSEMAEYLPPLQPPFLTNLNMEDQVRIPMVLSSSVPSSSVITTSSSLFAVHPNVMTAYGGDERTDFRYSGFGLTPVIRPISDPNATIPSHYYAPQNVTLPLFEQTTEDSTHRKSQQIDSDNPNCEYSTKEDLDLELKL, from the exons ATGAGTAGTAGAAACTTTGGCGATCAAAAAATGGGGACGGGTAATAGTGACAGTTCGGCAGGTTCAtcgagaagaggaaaaaaaagcaGTTCGGAGAAGCCAAAGCAACCACAAAGAGGGCTTGGAGTGGCTCAGCTGGAGAAGATCAGATTGCAAAGCGAAATGGCTGAGTATCTTCCACCGCTGCAGCCTCCGTTCCTCACTAATCTCAACatg GAGGATCAAGTGAGAATTCCCATGGTGCTTTCATCGTCGGTGCCCTCTTCTTCAGTCATCACTACGTCGTCATCGTTGTTTGCTGTTCATCCAAACGTTATG ACGGCATACGGAGGTGATGAAAGAACAGATTTTCGATACAGTGGATTCGGGCTAACTCCTGTCATCAG ACCAATTTCGGATCCTAACGCAACCATTCCTTCCCATTATTATGCGCCACAAAACGTAACGCTTCCCCTCTTCGAACAAACCACTGAG GATTCAACTCACAGGAAAAGCCAGCAAATAGATTCAGATAATCCAAACTGCGAATATAGCACAAAAGAAGATCTCGATTTGGAGCTGAAGTTGTAA